A stretch of the Mercenaria mercenaria strain notata unplaced genomic scaffold, MADL_Memer_1 contig_741, whole genome shotgun sequence genome encodes the following:
- the LOC128554785 gene encoding uncharacterized protein LOC128554785, whose protein sequence is MKRFNIDITFDRPSSQVLQDTSKKFASRNITPDTQQFQDHKDLQESIEQSAVKDLWNVKGTMLYKVLNAPEESFMEQTDISHACHDISSDRPVKSSPCHSCEQFFKKYVRFPENKIIQLNSLTQSQNSTLWMDSRKLRITASRANAVPKSNRANPDKFINNQLYQRFKGCAATRHGQKSEPKAREWFEAKTGQIVTKSGITIHPDEPYFAASPDGLVGEDTILEIKCPTRPLQELVTSGKYDVTLKDGQLILNPKGVNGYYCQVQMTMFCTKRSLCKFVLWTPDEQCIMSVPFSMEYMSGVLPRLRNFYFHHLLVRMTEEHYNQRLKISREYQKICC, encoded by the coding sequence ATGAAAAGGTTTAATATTGACATAACATTTGACAGGCCAAGTTCACAAGTGCTTCAAGACACCAGCAAAAAGTTTGCAAGTCGTAACATCACACCAGATACACAGCAATTCCAAGATCACAAGGACCTCCAAGAAAGTATTGAGCAGTCGGCTGTGAAAGACTTATGGAATGTAAAAGGCACAATGTTATATAAAGTGTTAAATGCTCCTGAAGAAAGCTTTATGGAACAAACTGACATAAGTCATGCCTGTCATGACATAAGTTCAGATAGGCCTGTAAAATCTTCCCCGTGCCATTCTTgtgaacagttctttaaaaagTATGTGCGCTTTCCCGAGAACAAAATCATTCAGTTGAACAGTTTAACACAAAGTCAGAATTCTACCTTGTGGATGGATAGCAGGAAATTAAGAATTACGGCAAGTAGAGCAAATGCTGTACCGAAGTCCAATAGAGCCAACCCAGATAAGTTTATAAACAATCAACTTTATCAAAGGTTTAAAGGCTGTGCAGCGACACGACATGGACAGAAGAGTGAGCCAAAAGCACGCGAGTGGTTTGAGGCTAAAACTGGACAAATTGTGACCAAGAGTGGGATAACTATTCATCCAGATGAACCATATTTTGCTGCCAGCCCCGATGGTCTTGTGGGTGAGGACActatattagaaataaaatgcCCAACCCGCCCATTGCAGGAACTTGTAACTTCCGGGAAATATGACGTTACACTCAAGGATGGTCAGCTTATCTTAAATCCAAAAGGTGTAAATGGATATTACTGTCAGGTGCAAATGACCATGTTTTGTACAAAGAGGTCTCTATGTAAATTTGTACTATGGACACCAGATGAACAGTGTATTATGAGTGTACCATTTTCTATGGAATACATGTCTGGTGTATTGCCAAGGCTTAGAAATTTTTATTTCCATCACCTTCTTGTCCGTATGACAGAAGAGCACTACAATCAGAGGCTTAAAATTTCTAGGGAATACCAAAAAATATGTTGCTAG
- the LOC123536499 gene encoding uncharacterized protein LOC123536499, with amino-acid sequence MGYESKEPTPARRPLVRRSLSLNTPTQDKENVMTPSKQDEILTATPLLNLEHIDSTENMEIQSTNEHTECKAVCCNMYLDLCKNYKKPKMVETSTQTLDPIKLDHIYSCLYVEKTKTASTQCSAPEFSVDSITNDNDSKFYTGLSLTVFMTLVSTLTKFGKDLPYRISIPNQILLVLIRLRLALTFSDIGRRFGISHQLTSNIFNKWIDIMSEQLSSLVVWLPRETIRRTLPASFKNSYPKTTCIIDCSEIYIQRPFTLKARNKLKVNL; translated from the coding sequence ATGGGTTATGAAAGTAAAGAGCCTACACCTGCACGGAGACCTCTTGTTAGGCGAAGTCTGTCGCTAAACACCCCTACCCAAGATAAAGAAAATGTTATGACACCATCCAAACAAGATGAGATTTTAACTGCTACGCCTCTTCTAAACCTGGAACATATTGACAGCACTGAAAACATGGAAATTCAGTCAACTAATGAACATACTGAGTGTAAAGCTGTGTGTTGTAATATGTATCTGGATTTATGTAAAAACTACAAGAAGCCAAAAATGGTGGAAACAAGCACTCAAACACTTGATCCAATTAAATTAGACCACATCTACAGTTGTTTGTatgtagaaaaaacaaaaactgcatcaACTCAGTGTTCAGCTCCAGAGTTTTCAGTTGACAGCATAACAAATGATAATGACAGCAAGTTTTATACAGGTTTGAGCCTCACGGTGTTCATGACATTAGTGTCTACTTTAACAAAATTCGGGAAAGATCTTCCTTACAGAATCAGCATCCCAAATCAGATTCTTTTGGTACTGATACGCCTCCGTCTAGCTCTGACATTTAGTGACATTGGAAGAAGATTTGGTATATCTCATCAGCTGACCAGTAATATATTTAATAAGTGGATTGACATTATGTCAGAACAATTATCTTCTTTAGTTGTCTGGCTACCAAGAGAGACGATAAGACGTACACTTCCAGCTTCATTTAAAAATTCGTACCCCAAAACGACATGCATTATAGATTGTTCcgaaatatatatacaaagacCATTTACATTAAAAGCAAGAAACAAACTCAAGGTCAACTTATAA